In Odontesthes bonariensis isolate fOdoBon6 chromosome 9, fOdoBon6.hap1, whole genome shotgun sequence, the following proteins share a genomic window:
- the guca1c gene encoding guanylyl cyclase-activating protein 3, giving the protein MGSHASSLDDILEEDMHHWYTKFMKESPSGLITLFELKTMLEMNGMTEEASSYVDQVFFTFDMDGDGYIDFVEYIAAISLLLKGEINQKLKWYFKLFDQDGNGKIDKDELETIFKAIQDITRSYEIPPEEIVTLIYEKIDVNGEGELTLEEFISGAREHPDIMEMLSKMMDLTNVLEIIINGQRMKAVE; this is encoded by the exons ATGGGTTCCCATGCCTCAAGCCTGGATGATATCTTGGAGGAGGACATGCACCACTGGTACACAAAATTCATGAAGGAATCTCCTTCAGGACTCATCACGTTGTTTGAGTTAAAGACGATGCTTGAAATGAATGGTATGACAGAGGAGGCCAGCAGTTATGTGGACCAGGTCTTCTTCACTTTTGACATGGATGGG GATGGATACATAGACTTTGTGGAATACATTGCAGCTATAAGTTTGCTACTGAAAGGAGAAATAAATCAGAAATTAAAGTGGTACTTCAAGCTCTTTGATCAagatggaaatggaaaaatcGACAAGGATGAACTGGAGACTATATTTAAG GCTATTCAAGATATCACCAGAAGCTATGAAATCCCTCCAGAGGAGATTGTGACTCTTATATATGAGAAAATCGATGTCAATGGAGAAG GTGAGCTGACGCTGGAGGAGTTCATCAGTGGAGCGAGGGAGCATCCTGACATCATGGAAATGCTCTCAAAGATGATGGATCTTACTAATGTCCTGGAAATCATTATCAACGGTCAGCGCATGAAAGCTGTTGAGTGA
- the thrsp gene encoding thyroid hormone-inducible hepatic protein: MQSATAKFNRNSLILTLKRYSSAVGDMEQTVLLPSLLRDVPSDEVWDCEAAEETCRDLYGNYLMLKAIRNTVESSLVPLDDLKAKNKLDKTLESLLDTNPEALFHFHLRGLFSVMSELTKKTRILTEKYLDIIGVAN; this comes from the coding sequence ATGCAGTCTGCCACAGCCAAATTCAACAGGAACAGCCTGATCTTGACTCTGAAACGATACAGCTCAGCCGTCGGCGACATGGAGCAGACCGTTCTCCTGCCCAGCCTGTTGCGAGACGTGCCCTCTGACGAGGTGTGGGACTGTGAAGCAGCGGAAGAGACCTGCAGAGATCTGTATGGGAACTACCTGATGCTCAAGGCCATCAGAAACACAGTGGAGAGCAGTCTGGTTCCCCTAGATGACCTCAAAGCCAAGAACAAACTTGATAAGACCCTGGAGTCCCTCTTGGACACTAATCCTGAAGCCCTGTTCCACTTCCATCTGAGAGGACTGTTTTCTGTGATGAGTGAACTCACAAAGAAGACTCGGATCCTGACTGAGAAGTACCTGGACATTATCGGAGTGGCAAATTAA